In Gammaproteobacteria bacterium (ex Lamellibrachia satsuma), a single genomic region encodes these proteins:
- the pdsR gene encoding proteobacterial dedicated sortase system response regulator has product MPKQIAIVEDEAVIRDNYVDFLSRQGYQVTGFDSRQTASTAFANCLPDLVILDIGLNDEIDGGFELCRELRARSSTLPIIFLTARDDDFDTVAGLRLGADDYLTKEISLPHLSARIAALFRRMRAMEKPVAENQVLQRGDLQLDIDRLTTAWKAQAVDLTVTEFWLTHSLVRFPGHVRNRDQLMDDASILVDASSISTHIKRIRRKFQQVDDQFDAIEAVYGAGYRWHQPGS; this is encoded by the coding sequence ATGCCAAAACAGATCGCCATCGTCGAAGATGAAGCCGTCATCCGGGACAACTATGTCGACTTTCTCTCCCGGCAGGGTTATCAGGTGACAGGGTTCGATTCCCGGCAGACGGCCTCAACCGCGTTTGCAAACTGTTTGCCCGACCTGGTTATTCTCGATATCGGTCTCAATGATGAGATCGATGGCGGCTTTGAACTCTGCCGTGAACTGCGTGCCCGCTCATCGACACTGCCGATCATCTTCCTAACCGCCCGGGATGACGACTTCGATACGGTTGCGGGATTACGCCTGGGCGCCGACGACTACCTCACCAAAGAGATCAGCCTGCCCCACCTGTCTGCCCGCATCGCCGCCCTCTTCCGCCGCATGCGCGCCATGGAGAAACCGGTAGCTGAAAACCAGGTTCTGCAACGCGGTGATCTGCAACTGGATATAGATCGCCTGACCACAGCGTGGAAGGCGCAAGCGGTCGACCTGACCGTCACGGAATTCTGGCTTACCCACTCTCTGGTACGTTTTCCCGGTCATGTGCGTAACCGTGATCAACTGATGGATGACGCCAGCATTTTGGTGGACGCCAGCAGCATCAGCACTCACATCAAACGCATACGCCGCAAGTTTCAGCAGGTAGATGACCAGTTCGACGCTATCGAGGCAGTCTACGGCGCCGGCTACCGCTGGCATCAGCCAGGCAGCTGA
- a CDS encoding OmpA family protein, protein MKRKMLSIAIVGLLFAAPLLANTVENASVDDTGELKGPAIGMLIGGVFGGPPGLVVGAIGGALIGKIDGQKTVLSLQQDQLAASRQHVQQLQQHSGSQSEQIERQERQQQERQQAVAEGFSFCLQFRTESADLEPRFQPQLDALAGMLNAFPGLDIKILASADHRGSDDYNRELSKLRAETVSQRLVAAGVDAGRIQHRIEGEGMALYPTVDLEGLGFDRFVLLSFIPVAGR, encoded by the coding sequence ATGAAAAGAAAAATGCTCAGCATAGCAATTGTGGGATTGCTCTTTGCCGCGCCACTACTGGCCAATACGGTTGAAAATGCTTCCGTAGACGATACCGGCGAACTGAAGGGGCCAGCTATCGGAATGCTGATTGGTGGTGTATTTGGCGGTCCTCCCGGTCTGGTCGTGGGTGCTATCGGTGGGGCCTTGATCGGAAAGATCGACGGGCAGAAAACAGTCTTGAGTCTACAGCAGGATCAATTGGCCGCTAGCCGTCAACATGTGCAGCAGTTGCAGCAGCATAGCGGTAGTCAGTCAGAGCAGATCGAACGCCAGGAGCGTCAGCAGCAGGAGCGGCAGCAGGCAGTGGCAGAGGGTTTCTCCTTCTGTCTGCAGTTCCGCACCGAGAGTGCCGATCTGGAACCCCGTTTTCAGCCGCAGCTCGACGCCCTGGCGGGCATGCTGAATGCCTTTCCCGGTCTTGATATCAAGATCCTCGCTTCAGCTGATCATCGTGGCAGTGATGACTACAACCGGGAGCTGTCAAAACTGAGGGCCGAAACCGTTTCCCAAAGGTTGGTTGCTGCCGGGGTGGATGCCGGACGCATTCAACACCGGATCGAGGGTGAGGGGATGGCACTCTATCCCACGGTAGATCTGGAGGGGCTCGGTTTCGATCGTTTCGTGCTGCTCTCATTTATCCCGGTAGCGGGACGATGA
- the alaC gene encoding alanine transaminase produces MEKFRRIERLPPYVFAIVNELKAAARARGEDIIDFGMGNPDQPTPQHIVDKLCEAANRKDTHRYSMSKGIPRLRRAMSRWYKNRYDVDLDPETQVITTIGSKEGLAHLALACMGPGDSVLVPNPAYPIHPYGFIIAGADVRHVPMVDGVDFFEELQRAINDSWPKPKMLVLNFPGNPTTHCVELDFFEKVVEIAKEHNIWVIHDLAYADIVFDGYKAPSILQIPGAEEIAVEFFSLSKSYNMPGWRVGFMCGNKTLVAALSRIKSYLDYGTFTPIQVAAIAALEGPQEAVEEIRNMYQNRRDTLCDGLNNIGWQMTKPKATMFVWAPIPVFYREKFKDEEGGISLAFSKKLLQEAKVAVSPGMGFGAHGDDHVRFGLIENEHRTRQAVRGIRDMFRRDGLISN; encoded by the coding sequence ATGGAAAAGTTCCGCAGAATCGAGCGGTTGCCGCCCTATGTGTTCGCCATTGTGAATGAACTCAAGGCAGCAGCGCGAGCGCGGGGCGAGGACATCATCGACTTCGGCATGGGCAATCCGGATCAGCCGACCCCTCAGCACATTGTCGACAAGCTCTGCGAAGCGGCCAATCGCAAGGATACCCACCGTTACTCCATGTCCAAGGGTATTCCACGGTTGCGGCGGGCCATGAGTCGCTGGTACAAGAATCGTTACGACGTGGATCTCGATCCGGAGACCCAGGTCATCACCACTATCGGTTCCAAAGAGGGTCTGGCTCATCTTGCTCTGGCCTGCATGGGACCGGGGGACTCGGTGCTGGTGCCCAATCCTGCTTATCCTATCCACCCGTATGGATTCATCATCGCGGGTGCCGATGTACGCCATGTGCCGATGGTTGACGGTGTCGATTTCTTTGAGGAGCTGCAGCGAGCGATCAACGACTCCTGGCCCAAACCAAAGATGCTGGTGCTGAATTTTCCCGGTAATCCGACCACCCATTGTGTTGAACTCGATTTTTTCGAGAAGGTGGTGGAGATTGCCAAAGAGCATAATATCTGGGTGATCCACGACTTGGCCTATGCGGATATCGTCTTCGACGGTTACAAGGCGCCGTCGATACTGCAGATACCCGGCGCTGAAGAGATCGCGGTGGAGTTTTTCTCGCTCTCAAAGAGTTACAATATGCCCGGCTGGCGCGTGGGTTTCATGTGCGGCAACAAGACCCTGGTGGCAGCGCTTTCGCGCATCAAGTCCTACCTCGATTACGGCACCTTCACCCCCATTCAGGTGGCGGCGATTGCAGCACTCGAGGGCCCCCAGGAAGCCGTGGAAGAGATACGCAATATGTATCAGAATCGGCGTGATACGCTTTGTGACGGCCTCAATAATATCGGTTGGCAGATGACTAAGCCAAAGGCGACCATGTTTGTATGGGCGCCGATTCCCGTGTTTTATCGAGAGAAATTCAAGGATGAAGAGGGGGGTATATCCCTTGCCTTCTCCAAGAAGCTGTTGCAGGAAGCGAAGGTGGCGGTATCCCCCGGCATGGGCTTTGGCGCCCATGGAGATGATCACGTGCGCTTCGGGTTGATCGAAAACGAACATCGTACCCGACAGGCGGTACGCGGCATTCGCGACATGTTTCGTCGTGATGGCCTTATCAGTAACTAG
- a CDS encoding marine proteobacterial sortase target protein produces MSHSLMQAGDNVDGPVRIDLRNREFVKDMLLTLVAAIGAGLAGSVFFVLLVLSTSGSALAAADEVTRGTLNLYSLDGRRIDDAPNLDTEVEMQISGMLARVNVAQRFSNPSQDWVEGIYQFPLPEDAAVDRLWIRISERVIEGEIQEKQQARRTYEKAKTEGRKASLLSQQRPNMFTTSVANIGPGESILIEIEYQQSLGYDQGRFQIRFPLVIAPRYIPGIPIVPEESSGFSGTGWAADTDQVPDASRITPSVADPALRRINPVSFNIHLDAGLPLASLESRYHPIVHTQDDRGRYQIGLKSKQVPADRDFELTWVPKIGVAPHAALFTEMWDKEVYGLLMVMPPQGDAVMPIRPREAIFVVDTSGSMHGTSIAQAKAALKIALRRLRPDDRFNIIQFSSYTRALHQHAVDATPRNLRQALDYVSSLAADGGTEMLPALELALDGRESHDRLRQVIFLTDGSVGNEDELFKLIHRRLGASRLFTIGIGSAPNSFFMSRAAEFGRGSFTYVGDLEEVESRLAALFLKLEQPLLTNIQLQWPDGVEVEGYPNPLPDLYAGEPIMLALRTNQLQGQLTIKGDRAGEPWQRRIHLGGGGDRTGVHLLWARANIAELMAQRNRGKPEPEIRKAVLEVALKHQLVSRYTSLVAVDKTPTRQLEEMLKTRPMPTNLPHGWTANKVFGRMPQTATPAGLHLYIGLLLLMSGLLLARRRRA; encoded by the coding sequence ATGAGCCATTCACTCATGCAGGCGGGTGATAACGTTGACGGGCCGGTCAGAATCGATCTCCGAAACCGGGAATTCGTCAAGGATATGCTGCTGACACTGGTCGCCGCCATCGGCGCAGGTCTGGCGGGATCGGTGTTCTTCGTCCTGCTGGTCCTCAGTACCAGCGGCAGTGCGCTGGCGGCAGCCGATGAGGTGACGCGTGGCACCCTAAATCTCTACTCACTGGATGGTCGGCGTATCGATGATGCACCCAACCTGGACACCGAAGTGGAGATGCAGATCAGCGGCATGCTGGCACGGGTAAATGTGGCGCAGCGCTTCAGTAATCCCAGTCAGGATTGGGTCGAGGGAATCTATCAATTTCCCCTGCCGGAGGATGCGGCGGTAGACCGGCTGTGGATACGCATCAGCGAGCGGGTCATCGAGGGCGAGATTCAGGAGAAACAGCAGGCCAGGAGGACCTACGAAAAGGCCAAGACGGAAGGGCGCAAGGCGAGTCTGTTGAGCCAGCAACGGCCCAATATGTTTACCACGTCGGTAGCAAATATCGGGCCGGGTGAGTCGATTCTCATCGAGATCGAATACCAGCAGAGCCTGGGTTATGACCAGGGACGATTTCAGATCCGTTTCCCCCTGGTCATCGCACCGCGATATATTCCCGGCATCCCGATAGTGCCGGAGGAGAGCAGTGGTTTCAGCGGCACCGGCTGGGCTGCGGATACCGATCAGGTGCCCGATGCTAGCCGGATCACGCCCAGTGTGGCCGATCCTGCGTTGAGGCGGATCAACCCGGTCTCTTTCAATATCCATCTGGATGCGGGCTTGCCGCTGGCATCTCTGGAGAGCCGCTATCATCCTATCGTCCATACCCAGGATGACAGAGGGCGATATCAAATCGGCCTGAAGTCGAAACAGGTTCCAGCGGATCGGGATTTCGAGTTGACCTGGGTGCCGAAGATCGGCGTTGCGCCTCATGCTGCTCTCTTCACCGAGATGTGGGACAAAGAGGTCTATGGGTTGTTGATGGTAATGCCGCCCCAGGGAGATGCTGTGATGCCGATCCGACCACGGGAAGCCATCTTTGTGGTCGATACCTCCGGTTCCATGCATGGGACTTCCATCGCCCAAGCCAAAGCCGCGCTCAAAATTGCCCTGCGGCGTCTGCGGCCGGATGACCGCTTCAATATCATCCAGTTCAGCAGCTACACCCGCGCGCTCCATCAGCATGCGGTGGATGCTACACCGCGTAATCTCAGACAGGCGTTGGATTATGTTTCATCACTGGCAGCCGATGGCGGTACTGAGATGCTACCGGCGCTTGAGTTGGCCCTCGATGGCAGGGAATCCCACGACCGTTTGCGCCAGGTGATATTCCTCACCGACGGCAGCGTCGGCAATGAGGATGAACTGTTTAAGCTGATCCATCGTCGTTTGGGAGCGAGTCGTCTCTTCACCATCGGCATAGGTTCAGCGCCCAACAGCTTCTTCATGTCCCGAGCTGCGGAGTTTGGCCGTGGCAGCTTCACCTATGTGGGGGATCTGGAAGAGGTCGAGTCACGTTTGGCGGCACTCTTTCTAAAACTGGAACAGCCTCTGCTGACCAATATTCAGTTGCAGTGGCCTGATGGTGTCGAAGTGGAGGGCTATCCGAACCCATTGCCCGATCTCTATGCAGGAGAACCGATCATGCTGGCGTTAAGGACAAACCAACTACAGGGTCAGTTGACCATCAAGGGTGACCGGGCAGGGGAGCCCTGGCAGCGGCGTATCCATCTGGGGGGTGGTGGCGATCGAACCGGTGTGCATCTGCTCTGGGCGAGGGCGAATATCGCTGAACTGATGGCGCAGCGGAATCGCGGCAAGCCGGAACCGGAAATTCGTAAGGCAGTCCTTGAAGTCGCATTGAAACACCAACTGGTCAGCCGATACACCAGCCTGGTGGCGGTGGACAAAACCCCCACCCGTCAGCTCGAAGAGATGCTGAAGACGAGGCCGATGCCGACAAACCTGCCCCATGGTTGGACGGCGAACAAGGTGTTCGGGCGAATGCCCCAAACCGCCACCCCCGCCGGACTCCATCTGTACATAGGACTGCTGTTGCTGATGAGTGGACTGCTTTTGGCGCGGAGACGCAGGGCATGA
- a CDS encoding glyoxalase, producing MGELINSMHHVSLIVADTSRALGFYGDLLGLEVDESRPDLGYPGVWLQVGRQQIHLLELPNPDPLEGRPEHGGRDRHLALVVSDLDRLESQLDQAGITYTVSRSGRRALFCRDPDQNALEFVESPSA from the coding sequence ATGGGTGAATTGATCAATAGTATGCACCACGTCAGCCTGATCGTGGCTGATACATCCCGAGCGCTTGGCTTCTACGGTGACCTGTTGGGGCTTGAAGTGGATGAATCCCGCCCTGATCTGGGTTATCCAGGCGTCTGGCTGCAGGTGGGCAGGCAACAGATCCACCTGCTGGAATTGCCCAATCCTGATCCCCTGGAAGGGAGACCCGAGCACGGTGGCAGAGATCGTCATCTGGCGCTGGTTGTCAGCGATCTCGACCGGTTGGAATCCCAACTCGATCAGGCGGGCATAACCTACACTGTAAGTCGCTCCGGACGGCGGGCCCTCTTCTGTCGTGATCCTGATCAAAATGCATTGGAGTTTGTCGAGTCCCCTTCAGCCTGA
- a CDS encoding class GN sortase, with amino-acid sequence MKRLLVITLFLAATWQLAAGGWIHAKAWLSEVLIADAWKATQSETDHVPPWDWADTWPVARLSVPGLEIERYILAGGSGRTLAFGPGWIENSARPGSAGKSIISGHRDTHFRFLQQLKKGDRLVIERPDRGLVHYAVLQQSVHHETETGLLQPDAHNQLLLITCYPFDALVPGGPLRYVVTAEEVAGSVSL; translated from the coding sequence ATGAAGCGGCTGCTCGTGATAACGCTCTTTCTGGCCGCCACCTGGCAACTGGCTGCCGGGGGATGGATTCATGCCAAGGCCTGGCTATCGGAAGTCCTGATCGCTGATGCCTGGAAAGCGACCCAATCAGAAACCGATCATGTACCCCCCTGGGACTGGGCCGATACCTGGCCGGTGGCAAGGCTCTCGGTGCCGGGACTGGAGATAGAGCGCTACATCCTGGCAGGGGGCAGTGGCCGCACTCTCGCTTTTGGGCCGGGCTGGATCGAAAACAGCGCCCGTCCCGGCAGTGCGGGAAAAAGCATCATCAGTGGCCACCGGGACACCCACTTCCGCTTTCTGCAACAGCTCAAAAAAGGCGACCGGCTGGTGATAGAGCGTCCCGACAGGGGACTGGTTCACTACGCCGTTTTGCAGCAGAGCGTGCACCATGAAACGGAGACCGGACTGCTGCAACCCGATGCGCACAACCAGCTGCTGCTCATCACCTGTTACCCCTTCGATGCCCTGGTGCCTGGGGGTCCTCTGAGGTATGTAGTCACTGCTGAAGAAGTGGCGGGTTCTGTCAGTCTTTGA
- the pdsS gene encoding proteobacterial dedicated sortase system histidine kinase, with protein sequence MRRRFYQGLRFKLLLVSLTLLAIPWAGYRYVIETESFLRASQEEVLLGRAELIANLLSQSSSLPTIPADPQNPVSILYAHRLTQPILLDGYTDDWRTLLEQKHYFRSSETDLKAAAFSLLMGIYEGDLYLMLQAKDKTVIYPSPTDNRIDVGDHLRIALIGDSGEIAYFQVSTAAPGWVTAEPLAGAPRQPLIRGEWQETKTGYNLELRIPHSLFKQRLSLALFDWDGEADGTSTTTASTSGLMLPESLAFVVTSNEDVETVLASFVYQESRIRVINRQQWVIGQNGHLAPGRTPNTQQKGLLTGILNLILPLPDSDFLDDQEYAAKLDGPEIRQALLGNPTVHRRRAGDASTVVLSAAYPIKGDTGVTGAVVMEQTTQRILTMQQQALKGIFQITLILFLITGGLLLGFATLLTGRIRRLHNRVEDAVSPDGRILHGLRHEKTADEIGDLGRSFSSVLERLQEYNRYLEAMASRLSHEFRTPLAMVKSSLENLAHDEDPSARTRYLSRATEGIDRLTLILDRMREATRLEQTLQQAEKAPLDLVELVGVMRNNYAVTYPEVTIKTRLPDNPVVINAAPELIVQALDKLVSNAVDFHLSGTPLTLSVTQETGDSVRLSVINQGPPLPETMQRHLFDSMVSVRPHTSDLTHLGLGLYLVRLIGEFHQGCASAENLKSGDGVSVSLVLATRTGPR encoded by the coding sequence ATGCGACGGCGATTCTATCAGGGACTGCGTTTCAAACTGCTGCTCGTCTCCCTCACCCTGCTGGCCATCCCCTGGGCTGGTTACCGCTATGTCATCGAGACCGAGTCCTTTCTCCGCGCCTCCCAGGAAGAGGTGCTACTGGGCCGGGCCGAACTCATTGCCAATCTGCTCAGCCAATCCTCCAGCTTACCGACCATTCCTGCAGACCCGCAAAATCCCGTTTCGATTCTCTACGCTCATCGCCTCACACAGCCGATCCTGCTTGACGGTTACACAGACGACTGGAGAACCCTGCTGGAGCAGAAGCACTATTTCCGCTCCAGTGAGACAGACCTAAAGGCTGCTGCTTTCTCCCTGTTGATGGGCATCTATGAGGGCGATCTCTATCTGATGCTGCAGGCAAAAGACAAGACTGTGATCTACCCATCCCCAACGGATAATCGCATAGACGTGGGAGACCACCTGCGGATCGCCCTTATCGGTGATAGTGGAGAGATCGCATATTTTCAAGTCAGCACCGCTGCCCCTGGCTGGGTGACTGCTGAACCACTGGCAGGCGCCCCCCGCCAGCCTCTCATCAGGGGGGAGTGGCAGGAGACGAAAACAGGTTACAACCTTGAGTTGCGCATCCCACACAGCCTGTTCAAACAGCGCCTCTCTCTGGCCTTGTTTGATTGGGATGGGGAGGCAGATGGGACATCGACAACGACTGCCTCCACCTCCGGCCTGATGCTCCCCGAGTCTCTGGCTTTTGTCGTCACGTCAAATGAAGATGTGGAAACAGTGCTGGCCAGCTTCGTTTATCAGGAGAGCCGCATCCGCGTCATCAACCGGCAACAGTGGGTAATCGGACAGAATGGCCATCTTGCTCCCGGGAGAACACCAAACACCCAACAAAAAGGGCTGCTTACCGGCATATTGAACCTGATCCTGCCACTACCCGATAGCGACTTTCTGGACGACCAGGAGTATGCCGCAAAACTTGATGGCCCTGAAATCCGCCAGGCACTACTGGGCAATCCGACAGTGCATCGACGCCGCGCCGGTGATGCGTCGACAGTGGTACTTTCAGCCGCCTACCCGATCAAGGGAGACACCGGTGTGACCGGTGCAGTGGTCATGGAACAGACCACCCAGCGCATCCTCACCATGCAGCAGCAGGCCCTGAAGGGGATATTTCAGATCACCCTGATACTGTTCCTGATCACCGGTGGTCTACTGCTCGGGTTTGCCACCCTTCTCACCGGACGCATCCGTCGCCTGCATAACCGGGTAGAGGATGCCGTCAGTCCAGACGGGCGTATTTTGCACGGTCTCAGGCATGAGAAAACAGCAGATGAGATCGGCGATCTCGGCCGCAGTTTCAGCAGTGTGCTGGAGCGGTTACAAGAGTACAACCGTTACCTCGAGGCAATGGCGTCACGGCTCTCCCACGAATTCCGCACCCCGCTGGCAATGGTAAAATCGTCCCTGGAAAACCTGGCGCATGATGAGGATCCGTCGGCCCGGACACGTTATCTGTCGCGCGCCACAGAGGGTATCGACAGACTGACCCTGATTCTCGACCGCATGCGTGAGGCGACCCGGCTTGAGCAGACCTTGCAGCAGGCGGAAAAAGCGCCTTTGGATCTGGTGGAACTGGTGGGGGTAATGCGGAACAATTATGCCGTCACCTATCCTGAAGTCACCATCAAAACCCGACTCCCAGACAATCCGGTGGTAATCAACGCCGCTCCGGAACTCATCGTGCAGGCTCTGGACAAGCTTGTCAGCAACGCAGTGGATTTCCACCTGTCAGGCACGCCTCTGACACTCTCGGTGACGCAGGAGACCGGAGACAGCGTCCGTCTCAGCGTCATCAATCAGGGACCACCCCTGCCTGAGACCATGCAACGCCATCTCTTCGACTCCATGGTTTCTGTCCGCCCCCACACCAGCGATTTGACCCATCTAGGACTCGGTCTCTATCTTGTGCGATTGATCGGTGAGTTTCACCAGGGATGTGCCAGCGCCGAAAACCTGAAGTCCGGGGATGGGGTTTCGGTGAGTCTTGTATTGGCGACCCGCACCGGACCACGATAG
- a CDS encoding homoserine dehydrogenase, with protein sequence MNPVKVGLLGLGTVGGGTLNVLTRNAQEIARRAGRGIQITHAAAKFYNPEGLLGLDQVEVCDDAFAVVDNPEVEIIIELIGGYSPARELVLKAIENGKHVVTANKALIAMHGNEIFEAAQKKGVTVAFEAGVAGGIPIIKAVREGLAGNRIEWIAGIINGTGNFILTEMRDKGRDFDDVLKEAQALGYAEADPTFDVEGIDAAHKLTILASIAFGVPLQFDKTYTEGIAKIERQDVEYAEELGYRIKHLGVTRKTGKGIELRVHPTMIPERRLIANVDGVMNAVLVMGDAVGPTLYYGAGAGAEPTASAVVADVVDIVRALTTDPENRVPHLAFQPDELSDHPILSMEEVQTAYYLRMTVDDKPGVVAAIAGILGDAGISIEAIQQKEPAEGETRVPLVMLSHRVEERQMNQAIEAIEALDAVAGEVMRIRVEQLDG encoded by the coding sequence TTGAATCCGGTCAAAGTTGGTTTGTTGGGACTGGGCACTGTGGGTGGTGGCACGCTGAATGTGTTGACCCGCAATGCACAAGAGATTGCCCGTCGTGCCGGACGCGGTATCCAGATTACACATGCGGCAGCCAAGTTCTACAACCCTGAGGGTCTGCTCGGACTGGATCAGGTTGAGGTCTGTGATGATGCCTTCGCGGTGGTTGACAATCCGGAGGTGGAGATCATCATTGAATTGATCGGTGGTTACTCCCCGGCCCGGGAACTGGTGCTCAAGGCGATCGAGAACGGCAAACACGTGGTAACTGCCAACAAGGCACTGATCGCAATGCATGGCAACGAGATCTTCGAAGCGGCGCAGAAGAAGGGGGTCACCGTCGCCTTCGAGGCTGGCGTGGCAGGCGGTATACCGATCATCAAGGCGGTGCGTGAAGGATTGGCGGGGAACCGCATCGAGTGGATTGCCGGCATCATCAACGGCACCGGTAACTTTATACTCACCGAGATGCGGGACAAGGGGCGTGATTTCGACGATGTGTTGAAAGAGGCCCAGGCACTGGGTTATGCCGAGGCCGATCCCACCTTCGACGTGGAGGGCATAGACGCAGCCCACAAGCTGACTATTCTCGCTTCCATCGCGTTTGGCGTGCCTCTGCAGTTCGACAAGACCTATACCGAAGGGATTGCCAAAATCGAACGGCAGGATGTGGAGTATGCGGAAGAGTTGGGATACCGCATCAAACATCTGGGTGTGACCCGCAAGACCGGGAAGGGCATCGAGCTGCGGGTTCATCCCACCATGATTCCTGAACGGCGACTCATCGCCAACGTGGATGGTGTGATGAACGCCGTACTTGTGATGGGCGATGCCGTGGGGCCGACCCTCTACTACGGCGCCGGTGCGGGTGCTGAGCCTACTGCCTCGGCGGTGGTGGCGGATGTGGTTGATATAGTGCGCGCGCTCACGACCGATCCTGAGAACCGGGTGCCGCATCTGGCCTTCCAGCCCGATGAGCTTTCCGACCATCCGATCCTGTCGATGGAGGAGGTGCAGACCGCCTACTATCTGCGTATGACCGTGGATGACAAACCCGGTGTGGTGGCGGCTATTGCCGGTATCCTCGGTGATGCCGGGATCAGCATCGAAGCGATTCAGCAGAAAGAGCCCGCAGAAGGGGAGACCCGCGTGCCGTTGGTGATGTTGAGCCATCGCGTGGAAGAACGGCAGATGAACCAGGCCATCGAGGCGATAGAGGCCCTGGATGCGGTTGCCGGAGAGGTGATGCGCATTCGTGTGGAGCAGTTGGACGGCTGA
- a CDS encoding transposase, which translates to MKKSPNHKGHALRHSRFSEPGRIYLITTVTHERTMLFTDFQLGRLLVSTLRNARAQTLCYVVMPDHLHWLLQLEKEDLSSVMQGVKSVSAHSINRSRGTHRPVWQAGFHDHALRRDEDVKSVARYVVANPKRAGLVQRLGDYPLWDAMWL; encoded by the coding sequence ATGAAAAAATCCCCTAACCATAAAGGCCATGCCCTACGCCATAGCCGCTTCAGTGAACCAGGTCGTATCTACCTGATCACAACCGTGACCCATGAACGCACCATGCTGTTCACCGATTTTCAGCTTGGCAGGCTATTGGTATCGACCTTGCGAAACGCCCGCGCACAAACCCTCTGTTATGTCGTTATGCCCGATCATCTGCACTGGCTATTACAACTGGAGAAAGAGGACCTCTCCAGCGTTATGCAAGGTGTAAAATCGGTCAGCGCCCACAGCATCAACCGGTCGCGGGGAACTCATCGTCCGGTATGGCAGGCGGGGTTTCATGATCATGCTCTGCGCCGGGATGAGGATGTAAAGTCGGTAGCACGCTATGTGGTGGCCAATCCGAAACGTGCCGGATTAGTACAAAGGTTGGGTGATTATCCGTTATGGGATGCGATGTGGTTATGA
- a CDS encoding Xcc1710-like domain-containing protein: MKFTQDDQSQGYVIHAYENGRVNISGKDYHDSLILLPRQIIEHWRPNSFDTLLREDFSGIAELAPELLLLGTGATHRFPHPSLLQQLADSGIGVESMTTDAACRTYNILMSEGRRVAAALLITNQEAVNTKP; the protein is encoded by the coding sequence ATGAAATTCACTCAGGATGACCAATCTCAGGGGTACGTGATCCACGCCTACGAAAATGGGCGGGTCAATATCAGCGGCAAGGACTATCACGACAGCCTGATTCTGTTGCCAAGACAGATCATCGAACACTGGCGTCCGAACTCCTTCGATACCCTGCTCAGGGAGGATTTCTCAGGGATCGCTGAGTTGGCGCCAGAACTTCTACTGCTTGGAACCGGCGCCACGCATCGATTCCCCCATCCGTCGCTCCTGCAACAGCTGGCGGACTCGGGCATCGGCGTCGAGTCGATGACCACCGACGCTGCCTGCCGCACCTACAATATCCTGATGTCAGAGGGACGCAGGGTTGCAGCCGCCCTGCTGATAACGAACCAGGAAGCTGTTAACACAAAACCCTAA
- a CDS encoding HNH nuclease family protein, giving the protein MTSENSSDKLDRIVAQARSAREEREKGYRERALKMYPWVCGRCAREFTRENLRELTVHHRDHNHDNNPLDGSNWELLCLYCHDNEHSRHIDSEYGDTSTDTKTSTTHNPFADLAAMLKEQE; this is encoded by the coding sequence ATGACATCAGAAAATTCCTCGGACAAGCTCGACCGCATCGTTGCACAGGCTCGCAGTGCTCGGGAAGAGCGGGAGAAGGGTTACCGCGAGAGAGCGCTAAAAATGTATCCCTGGGTTTGCGGCCGTTGTGCGCGCGAGTTTACCCGCGAAAATCTGCGGGAACTGACTGTCCATCACCGCGATCACAATCACGACAATAATCCGCTGGACGGCAGCAACTGGGAGTTGCTTTGCCTCTATTGCCACGACAACGAACATTCACGCCACATCGATTCAGAATACGGCGATACCTCGACCGATACGAAAACGAGCACTACCCATAATCCATTTGCGGACTTGGCAGCCATGCTCAAAGAGCAGGAGTAA